From one Marmota flaviventris isolate mMarFla1 chromosome 1, mMarFla1.hap1, whole genome shotgun sequence genomic stretch:
- the Trafd1 gene encoding TRAF-type zinc finger domain-containing protein 1, whose product MAEFLDDQDTRLCDNCKKEIPVFNFTIHEIHCQRNIGMCPICKEPLPKSDMEIHMATEHCQVTCKCNKKLEKRQLKKHEETECPLRLAVCQHCDLELSVLKLKEHEDYCGARTELCGNCGRNVLVKDLKSHPEICGRGEEERRNEVTVSPNAYDESWGQDGIWIASQLLRQIEALDPPMRLPRRPLRAFESDLFQNRTANQRNMTAPFPIQNNLFEEQERQERNRSRQPPKEGGEDSANLDFMLALSLQNEGQASTVAEQDFWRAVCEADQSHGGPSSLSDMKGAADETMLPCEFCEELYPEDLLIDHQTSCNPSRALPSLSTGSSSSRGVEDPDVIFQNFLQQATSNQLDSLMGLSNSPPVEDSVIIPCEFCGVQLEEEVLFHHQDQCDQRPAMANNHVIEGIPKQPSQLQETSPELPRRRVRHQGELSSGYMDDIKQEIAKGPIYPLPPSRPINNITTTCNRLSKSTSGPTTGCQPNPPRVLKLNNSDSQDIRGRNRSSQNGAMDTDACSVRNLHPEYLVSSFPVGPSGRYGASGRSEGGRSSRVTPAATNYRNRTAKAKPPKQQGAGDAEEEEEEE is encoded by the exons AGGAACATTGGTATGTGTCCTATCTGCAAGGAACCACTTCCCAAATCTGATATGGAGATTCACATGGCTACAGAACACTGTCAG GTGACGTGCAAATGCAATAAGAAGTTGGAGAAGAGACAATTAAAGAAACATGAG GAGACTGAATGCCCTCTGCGGCTTGCTGTCTGCCAGCACTGTGATTTGGAACTCTCTGTTCTCAAACTGAAGGAACATGAAGATTACTGTGGTGCCCGGACAGAGCTGTGTGGCAACTGTGGACGAAATGTCCTTGTGAAAGACCTGAAGTCTCACCCTGAAATTtgtgggagaggggaggaggaaaggagaaatgaagtTACTGTATCTCCTAATGCATATGATGAGTCTTGGGGTCAAGATGGAATCTGGATTGCATCCCAGCTCCTGAGACAGATTGAAGCTCTGGACCCACCAATGAGGCTACCCCGAAGGCCTCTGAGAGCCTTTGAATCAGACCTTTTCCAGAATAGGACTGCCAACCAAAGGAATATGACAGCCCCCTTTCCAATTCAGAATAATCTAT ttgaagAACAAGAAAGGCAGGAAAGGAATAGAAGCCGTCAGCCTCCCAAAGAGGGTGGTGAAGATAGTGCAAACCTGGACTTCATGTTGGCCCTAAGTCTGCAAAATGAGGGCCAGGCCTCCACTGTGGCAGAACAGGACTTCTGGAGGGCCGTTTGTGAGGCAGATCAGTCGCATGGTGGGCCCAGTTCTCTGAGTGACATGAAGG GTGCAGCTGATGAGACCATGTTGCCTTGTGAATTTTGTGAGGAGCTCTACCCAGAGGATCTGCTGATTGACCATCAG acAAGCTGTAACCCTTCGCGTGCCTTACCTTCGCTCAGTACTGGAAGCTCTTCTTCCAGGGGGGTGGAAGATCCTGATGTCATCTTCCAGAACTTTCTGCAGCAGGCTACAAGTAACCAGTTAGACTCTTTGATGGGTCTGAGCAATTCACCCCCTGTGGAAGATAGTGTCATCATCCCATGTGAATTCTGTGGGGTACAGTTGGAAGAAGAGGTGCTGTTCCATCACCAG GACCAATGTGACCAACGCCCAGCCATGGCAAACAACCATGTGATTGAGGGGATTCCTAAACAGCCATCCCAGCTTCAAGAGACCTCACCAGAGCTGCCCAGGAGGCGTGTCAGACACCAGG GAGAATTGTCTTCTGGCTATATGGATGATATCAAGCAGGAAATAGCTAAAGGACCCATCTACCCTCTGCCCCCCAGCAGACCCATTAATAATATTACAACTACCTGTAACCGACTATCAAAATCAACATCAGGCCCTACAACTGGGTGCCAGCCCAACCCTCCTCGAGTGCTGAAACTCAACAACTCAGACAGCCAGGACATCCGAGGGCGAAATAGAAGCAGCCAGAATGGGGCCATGGACACTGATGCATGCTCAGTTCGAAATCTCCACCCAGAATACCTTGTGTCCTCTTTCCCCGTTGGGCCTTCTGGGAGATATGGAGCGAG TGGTAGGAGTGAAGGTGGCAGAAGTTCCCGGGTCACCCCTGCAGCTACCAACTACCGCAACAGAACTGCAAAG GCAAAGCCCCCGAAGcagcagggagctggggatgcagaggaggaagaggaggaggagtag